The following are from one region of the Sulfurimicrobium lacus genome:
- a CDS encoding DUF1778 domain-containing protein: MPSTHASESARINLRTSAEAKAMIERAAALMGTTVSSFMLQNAYEAARRIVSEDNTLLMTQRDFEAFTSSLENPPQPEPALRKLMARR, translated from the coding sequence ATGCCTAGCACCCATGCCAGCGAATCAGCGCGGATCAATTTGCGCACCAGCGCCGAAGCGAAGGCGATGATCGAGCGTGCCGCCGCATTGATGGGAACGACGGTTTCCAGCTTCATGTTGCAAAACGCTTATGAGGCCGCGCGCCGCATTGTGTCTGAGGACAACACGCTGTTGATGACCCAGCGGGATTTTGAGGCATTCACCTCATCCCTCGAAAATCCACCCCAACCGGAACCCGCTCTGCGCAAGTTGATGGCGCGTCGCTGA
- a CDS encoding FecR family protein, with protein MKSPNSSTWQRLRLLLAATLLATLANTAWAAVGQFQFVSGDVRITSPDGRERQAQKGGEINEGESVISARGATAQLRMTDGGIIAIRQETQMRIDEYKFNGQEDGSERSFFSLVKGGFRSITGTVGKLHKENYRIKTPSATIGIRGTDSETTHVPTDARLPGVPAGTYNRVNTGATVVNGTLVHPNQVAYTPNLNTAGVLLPKMPPIFEPPKTSAKPAPQKTENKSETTTAPTETAASSGTAPTPTTDATTETPPPPPPPPAATAVVLASAALPPPPPPTTAVVGSTASTSGVTSTGGVYPAPIGYGGVGGDISWRTECPFAGACYTGWLSGGGSVVLEANTNRSILLDGGGFPVLIATSDTTGSMQYTAGTASLLDSGQTAAAGTTVRWGRYVGADSFVDNDGTRDPLVMNLMWAESSLSYTQAQAALASVTTPVNFNLVSAAGTVIDDLNNVYHLASGSLQVASGGANITLQVITDTVATRSWDLTYQSTSGALSQFYQATATTGPSGIPLIAGSIKINGATVATTVKGNASGIFIGSTATGALASFSANALPAAGLTSGAALSGTALLVR; from the coding sequence ATGAAATCACCCAATTCCTCTACCTGGCAACGGCTTCGTCTGCTGCTGGCCGCAACCCTTCTCGCGACGCTGGCGAACACCGCCTGGGCGGCGGTGGGACAATTCCAGTTCGTCAGCGGCGACGTCCGCATCACGTCACCCGACGGCCGCGAACGTCAGGCGCAAAAAGGCGGTGAAATCAACGAAGGCGAGTCCGTCATTTCCGCCAGGGGCGCGACCGCGCAATTGCGCATGACGGATGGCGGCATCATTGCCATCCGGCAGGAAACCCAGATGCGCATCGATGAATACAAGTTCAACGGCCAGGAAGACGGCAGCGAACGCAGCTTCTTTTCGCTGGTCAAGGGCGGGTTCCGCTCCATCACCGGTACGGTCGGCAAACTGCACAAGGAAAACTACCGTATCAAGACCCCCTCTGCCACTATCGGCATACGCGGCACGGATAGCGAAACTACGCATGTCCCGACAGACGCGCGCCTCCCCGGAGTGCCGGCCGGCACTTACAACCGGGTCAATACCGGCGCCACCGTCGTGAACGGCACGCTGGTACACCCCAACCAGGTAGCCTATACGCCGAATCTGAACACCGCGGGGGTTCTGCTGCCGAAAATGCCGCCCATTTTCGAACCGCCCAAGACGTCAGCGAAACCCGCCCCACAGAAAACAGAAAACAAGAGCGAAACCACAACCGCGCCGACAGAAACCGCCGCCTCCAGCGGCACGGCACCCACACCCACCACCGATGCAACAACCGAGACGCCGCCACCGCCTCCACCGCCCCCTGCCGCGACGGCAGTCGTGCTGGCCAGCGCAGCACTCCCCCCACCCCCCCCACCGACCACCGCCGTGGTGGGCTCGACCGCATCGACCAGCGGGGTGACCTCAACCGGCGGCGTCTATCCCGCGCCAATCGGCTATGGCGGCGTAGGCGGCGACATCAGCTGGCGCACCGAATGCCCGTTTGCCGGCGCCTGTTACACGGGGTGGCTCAGTGGCGGCGGGTCCGTGGTGCTGGAGGCGAACACCAACCGCTCCATCCTGCTCGACGGCGGCGGCTTCCCGGTGCTGATCGCCACAAGCGATACCACTGGCAGCATGCAATACACCGCCGGCACGGCCTCCCTGCTCGATAGCGGGCAAACGGCCGCGGCCGGCACCACCGTGCGCTGGGGCCGCTATGTCGGCGCCGACTCGTTTGTCGACAATGACGGCACGCGCGATCCGCTGGTCATGAACCTGATGTGGGCCGAAAGTTCGCTCAGCTACACCCAGGCACAGGCCGCCCTTGCCAGCGTGACAACCCCGGTAAACTTCAACCTGGTCAGCGCGGCCGGCACCGTAATCGACGATCTGAACAACGTATATCACCTGGCAAGCGGCTCGCTGCAGGTGGCTTCTGGCGGCGCGAACATCACGCTGCAAGTCATCACCGACACCGTCGCCACCCGCTCCTGGGACCTGACTTACCAGAGCACTTCAGGCGCCCTGTCGCAGTTCTATCAGGCCACAGCCACGACCGGCCCATCGGGCATCCCGCTTATCGCCGGTTCCATCAAGATAAATGGCGCGACCGTCGCCACGACCGTCAAGGGGAACGCAAGCGGCATATTCATCGGCAGCACTGCCACCGGCGCCCTGGCTTCCTTCTCCGCGAATGCGCTGCCCGCCGCCGGACTGACTTCTGGAGCGGCATTATCCGGCACCGCCTTGCTGGTCCGTTGA
- a CDS encoding YicC/YloC family endoribonuclease gives MIYSMTGFAAVNRELPQGALHLELRSVNHRYLEVAFRMDEVFRPAESAMREAIAKQLNRGKVECRLNFTPSAGSHKPLAINDTLAQQLVQLGQVVQELSPQSAPLSVADILRWPGIMEAEGVPQEALQEAAVALLHEALGEFAASRGREGEKLKAMIIERATQMEALVAEAAPHLPRLRAAYQEKLLTRFREAAASLDEDRIRQELALFAQKIDIDEEISRLQAHLQEVKRILDQGGTAGKRLDFMMQELNREANTLGSKSIATETSRLSMELKVLIEQMREQIQNIE, from the coding sequence ATGATTTATAGCATGACCGGCTTCGCCGCCGTCAACCGGGAACTGCCCCAGGGCGCGCTGCACCTGGAGCTGCGCTCAGTCAACCACCGCTACCTGGAAGTAGCGTTCCGCATGGACGAAGTGTTCCGTCCTGCGGAATCCGCCATGCGCGAAGCCATCGCCAAACAGCTCAACCGCGGCAAGGTGGAATGCCGCCTCAACTTCACGCCCAGCGCGGGCAGCCACAAGCCGCTGGCGATCAACGACACGCTGGCGCAACAACTGGTCCAGCTCGGCCAGGTGGTGCAGGAACTCTCGCCGCAAAGCGCGCCGCTCAGCGTGGCGGACATCCTGCGCTGGCCGGGGATCATGGAAGCCGAGGGCGTTCCCCAGGAGGCATTGCAGGAGGCCGCCGTCGCCCTGCTGCACGAGGCGCTGGGCGAATTCGCCGCCAGCCGCGGCCGCGAAGGGGAAAAGCTCAAGGCCATGATCATCGAACGCGCCACGCAAATGGAAGCGCTGGTCGCCGAAGCCGCGCCGCACCTGCCCCGCCTGCGCGCCGCCTACCAGGAAAAACTGCTGACACGCTTCAGGGAAGCCGCCGCCAGCCTGGACGAAGACCGCATCCGCCAGGAACTGGCGCTGTTCGCCCAGAAAATCGACATCGACGAGGAAATCTCCCGCCTCCAGGCCCACCTGCAGGAAGTGAAGCGAATCCTGGATCAGGGCGGCACGGCAGGCAAGCGGCTGGATTTCATGATGCAGGAACTGAACCGCGAAGCGAACACCCTGGGCTCGAAATCCATCGCCACGGAAACCTCGCGCCTGTCGATGGAACTGAAGGTGCTGATCGAACAGATGCGGGAGCAGATACAAAATATCGAGTGA
- a CDS encoding CHASE2 domain-containing protein, which translates to MKKTLRKHAVPIALGMLVLLIFLLHAAKIVAIPFMQNLETISYDARLRLTMPQTLDRRIVIVDIDEKSLAEEGRWPWGRDKVAALLEQLFGRYKVAIVGFDVVFAEKDDSSGLNTLERLGRTEFKDIPQFQSRLAQLRPQLDHDQLLARTLAKHPVVLGYYFTDFQGRASGKLPEPAFGTGSFVDSSSVFVTASGYGANLAEFQRATGNAGHFTPFPDFDGVARREPMLIEYGGAYYEALSLAMVRTLHGAPPIQAVIEQDSGGETLEGLRVGKLKIPIDENVSALIPYRGKQGSYPYISASDVLHGRASAGAMAGAIVLVGTTAPGLMDLRSTPVGAVYPGVEIHANLIAGMLDHDIKEKPAYMLGVDLAQTLLLGLLLAIFMPTLNPVRASLLALGALLWSFGVNLALWQYANMVMPLAATVTMILTLFVLGMSYGFFVEARAKRQISGLFGQYVPPQLVDEMSDDPGSFTMEGENREMTVLFADVRNFTSMSEGLDPKALSKLMNDYMTPMTRIIHQHRGTVDKYIGDAIMAFWGAPLADTDHARHAVTAALEMQRTLAALRPQFIARGWSDIRIGIGINSGMMNVGNMGSEFRTAYTVMGDAVNLGSRLEGLTKVYGVGIMVSEDTKNLLPDIVFRELDKVRVKGKDIPVSIYEPLGPTEEVGPSKLDELRQFQHAIELYRARQWDQAETCLQSLQQAAPQDTLYPLYLQRIARFRADPPAADWDGTFVFLRK; encoded by the coding sequence ATGAAAAAAACGCTACGCAAACACGCCGTGCCCATCGCGCTGGGCATGCTGGTCCTGCTGATTTTTCTCCTGCATGCGGCGAAGATCGTCGCCATCCCGTTCATGCAGAACCTCGAGACCATCAGCTACGACGCGCGCCTGCGGCTTACCATGCCGCAAACGCTGGATCGGCGCATCGTGATCGTCGACATCGACGAGAAAAGCCTGGCCGAGGAAGGGCGCTGGCCGTGGGGTCGAGACAAGGTGGCGGCTTTGCTGGAGCAACTGTTCGGACGCTACAAGGTGGCCATCGTCGGCTTCGACGTAGTGTTCGCGGAAAAGGACGACAGCTCGGGACTGAACACGCTGGAACGGCTTGGCCGCACCGAGTTCAAGGATATCCCGCAGTTCCAGTCCCGCCTGGCGCAACTGCGCCCGCAACTGGACCACGACCAGCTCCTCGCCCGGACGCTGGCAAAGCATCCGGTGGTGCTGGGCTACTATTTCACCGATTTCCAGGGCAGAGCATCCGGCAAGCTCCCCGAGCCGGCATTCGGCACCGGCTCGTTCGTGGACAGCAGTTCCGTTTTCGTCACCGCCAGCGGTTATGGCGCCAATCTGGCGGAATTTCAGCGCGCTACGGGCAACGCCGGGCATTTCACCCCATTTCCCGATTTCGACGGCGTCGCCCGGCGCGAGCCGATGCTGATCGAGTACGGCGGCGCCTATTACGAAGCGCTTTCGCTGGCGATGGTGCGGACGCTTCACGGCGCGCCCCCGATACAGGCTGTGATCGAACAGGACAGCGGCGGCGAAACGCTGGAAGGGCTGCGCGTCGGCAAGCTGAAAATCCCCATCGACGAGAACGTCAGCGCCCTGATCCCGTACCGCGGCAAGCAGGGCAGCTACCCCTATATTTCCGCAAGCGACGTGCTGCATGGCCGCGCCAGCGCCGGGGCAATGGCCGGCGCCATCGTGCTGGTCGGGACCACCGCGCCGGGCCTGATGGACTTGCGCTCCACCCCGGTCGGCGCCGTGTACCCGGGGGTGGAAATTCACGCCAACCTGATCGCCGGCATGCTGGATCACGACATCAAGGAAAAACCCGCGTACATGCTGGGGGTCGACCTTGCCCAAACGCTGCTGCTCGGTCTGCTGCTGGCCATTTTCATGCCCACCCTCAACCCCGTGAGAGCATCGCTGCTGGCGCTGGGCGCGCTACTGTGGAGCTTCGGCGTCAATCTCGCGCTGTGGCAATACGCCAACATGGTCATGCCGCTGGCGGCCACGGTGACCATGATCCTGACGCTGTTCGTACTCGGCATGTCCTACGGATTTTTCGTCGAGGCGCGCGCCAAACGCCAGATTTCCGGGCTGTTCGGGCAATATGTGCCGCCGCAACTGGTGGACGAGATGAGCGACGATCCAGGCTCCTTCACCATGGAGGGCGAGAACCGGGAGATGACGGTGCTGTTCGCCGACGTACGCAACTTCACCTCGATGTCGGAAGGTCTCGACCCCAAGGCATTGTCGAAGCTGATGAACGACTACATGACGCCGATGACGCGCATCATTCACCAGCACCGCGGCACCGTGGACAAATACATCGGCGACGCCATCATGGCGTTCTGGGGCGCACCGCTGGCAGACACGGACCATGCGCGCCATGCCGTGACGGCGGCACTGGAAATGCAGCGCACCCTCGCCGCCTTGCGCCCGCAGTTCATCGCCCGCGGCTGGTCGGACATCCGCATCGGCATCGGCATCAACAGCGGCATGATGAACGTGGGCAACATGGGGTCTGAATTCCGCACGGCTTATACCGTAATGGGCGACGCGGTGAACCTCGGCTCACGTCTGGAAGGGCTGACCAAGGTATACGGGGTCGGGATCATGGTGAGCGAAGACACGAAAAACTTGCTTCCCGACATTGTATTCCGCGAACTCGACAAGGTCCGGGTCAAGGGCAAGGACATCCCCGTCAGCATCTATGAACCGCTCGGCCCGACCGAAGAGGTCGGCCCGTCGAAACTGGACGAACTTCGCCAGTTCCAGCATGCGATCGAGCTTTACCGCGCCCGGCAATGGGACCAGGCCGAGACCTGCCTGCAAAGCCTGCAACAGGCTGCGCCGCAGGACACGCTGTACCCCTTGTACCTGCAGCGCATCGCGCGTTTCCGCGCCGATCCGCCCGCAGCCGACTGGGACGGCACGTTCGTATTCCTCAGAAAATAA
- a CDS encoding GNAT family N-acetyltransferase produces the protein MVAIQLLTAQHRREGFDCGDTALNEFLLRHAGQQQRRGFGKTYVAVAEDGVTVTGFVTVSAGQVATSALPAQLKLPRHPAPMLRIGRLAVDVRHQGKGIGQDLLAFVLRLAVEFSQRVGLYAVVVDAKHDQAKTFYVRLGFIACADNPLCLYLPIATLEQSIAP, from the coding sequence ATGGTTGCCATCCAGCTGCTGACCGCACAGCATCGTCGCGAGGGATTTGATTGCGGCGATACTGCGCTGAATGAATTCTTGCTGCGCCATGCCGGGCAGCAGCAACGACGGGGCTTCGGCAAAACCTATGTGGCGGTTGCCGAAGATGGCGTGACGGTCACCGGGTTTGTGACGGTGAGCGCCGGTCAGGTGGCCACCTCAGCACTGCCCGCGCAGTTGAAGCTGCCGCGCCATCCCGCTCCCATGCTGAGAATTGGCCGATTGGCTGTGGATGTACGCCATCAGGGCAAGGGGATCGGCCAGGATTTGCTGGCTTTCGTCTTGCGCTTGGCCGTGGAATTTTCCCAGCGGGTGGGGCTGTATGCCGTGGTGGTGGACGCCAAGCACGACCAGGCAAAAACGTTTTACGTTCGGCTGGGATTTATTGCTTGCGCGGACAATCCGCTGTGCCTCTATTTGCCCATTGCTACGCTTGAGCAGTCCATCGCTCCGTAA
- a CDS encoding serine/threonine protein kinase gives MSSQQINQALPEGTQLLNYRIAKQLSGGGFSIVYLAYDETGTPVAIKEYLPSGLALRNDGEMVQATSVDNLNTFRYGMKCFFEEGRALAKIAHPNVVRVTNFFRANETVYMVMQYERGKTLQDHIQQNKGTVRESFIRRVFVQMLNGLREVHTHKILHLDIKPANIYLRLDGSPVLLDFGAARQTLSSEKNKLSPMYTPGFAAPEQYKNRERLGPWTDIYSVGATMFSCMAGFAPQAADARMEDDKMTSATKLWPGQYSEQLLLLIDQCLELDYMKRPQSVFALQKELVKEAPPEVPRKKTLMNSIRATLNKELF, from the coding sequence ATGAGTTCCCAACAAATCAATCAGGCACTTCCCGAGGGTACGCAACTACTCAATTACCGCATCGCCAAGCAGCTTTCCGGCGGCGGTTTCAGTATTGTTTACCTGGCCTACGACGAAACCGGCACGCCGGTGGCGATCAAGGAGTATCTCCCCAGCGGGCTGGCGCTGCGCAACGACGGGGAAATGGTGCAGGCGACTTCGGTGGACAACCTCAATACCTTCCGCTATGGCATGAAGTGTTTTTTCGAGGAAGGGCGTGCGCTGGCCAAGATCGCGCACCCCAACGTGGTGCGCGTGACCAATTTCTTCCGCGCCAACGAAACCGTTTACATGGTGATGCAGTACGAGCGCGGCAAGACCCTGCAGGACCACATTCAGCAGAACAAGGGCACGGTCAGGGAAAGCTTCATCCGCCGCGTGTTCGTGCAGATGCTCAACGGCCTGCGCGAGGTGCATACCCACAAGATCCTCCACCTCGACATCAAGCCCGCCAATATTTACCTGCGCCTGGACGGTTCACCGGTGCTGCTGGACTTCGGCGCTGCGCGCCAGACGCTGAGCAGCGAGAAGAACAAGCTGTCGCCCATGTACACCCCTGGCTTCGCCGCGCCCGAGCAGTACAAGAACCGCGAACGCCTCGGCCCCTGGACCGACATCTACAGCGTGGGCGCCACCATGTTCTCCTGCATGGCCGGCTTCGCCCCCCAGGCCGCCGACGCGCGCATGGAGGACGACAAGATGACGTCCGCCACCAAGCTCTGGCCGGGGCAATATTCCGAGCAACTGCTGCTGCTCATCGACCAGTGCCTCGAACTCGACTACATGAAGCGGCCGCAAAGCGTGTTCGCACTGCAGAAGGAGCTGGTCAAGGAGGCGCCCCCCGAAGTTCCGCGCAAGAAGACACTGATGAACAGCATCCGCGCCACGCTCAACAAGGAGCTGTTCTAA
- a CDS encoding porin family protein, with protein MDSIFRQPGKLIIALALFSAGHAMAAPPDLSRAQSLMAAGRAAEAYALLAPAEFEMAGNVDYDYLLGDAALDSGRPDKATLAFERVLAVDPTHYGARLDLARAYYALGDDARAASEFDQIMKQNPPALARAIIEQYLAAIENRTNPKTRFAGYVEAAFGYDTNVNVASSSSTMYIPIFGATFSLVSSNLAARDNYMTLGGGGEVTVPLRQDLSLFVGLDGKKRVNFVQDMYNTDSVDGRIGLNIGSGASVFRVALQKGGFYLDDKYNRDTTGLTGEWRYIPDPRNQFSVFGQYARLRYGHDKADNDLSANDVDQTIAGGGWLHALDEGGTIVLFGSAYAGQEKSVAPIQRIDGDQNFAGIRAGGQTRLNDSSSVFASLGYKYGDYSRRNLLFLDYRHDHQYDLNAGVNWTPAKNWTVRPQVSYTRNDSNIAMNDYDRLDISASARLDF; from the coding sequence ATGGATTCCATCTTTCGCCAACCGGGCAAGCTGATTATCGCCCTTGCGCTGTTCTCCGCCGGCCACGCGATGGCTGCACCGCCCGATTTGTCCAGGGCGCAGTCATTGATGGCGGCGGGCCGGGCCGCGGAGGCCTATGCCCTGCTTGCACCAGCCGAATTCGAAATGGCAGGCAACGTGGATTACGATTACCTGCTCGGTGACGCGGCGCTCGACAGCGGCAGGCCGGACAAGGCCACGCTGGCATTCGAGCGGGTGCTGGCGGTGGATCCTACCCACTACGGTGCCCGACTGGACCTGGCGCGCGCGTATTACGCGCTCGGCGACGACGCACGCGCCGCGAGCGAATTCGACCAGATCATGAAGCAAAATCCGCCCGCGCTGGCCCGCGCCATCATCGAACAATATCTCGCCGCCATCGAAAACCGCACCAACCCCAAGACCCGCTTCGCCGGTTACGTTGAAGCCGCCTTCGGCTACGACACCAACGTCAACGTGGCGAGCAGCAGCAGCACCATGTACATCCCGATCTTCGGCGCCACCTTCTCGCTGGTTTCCAGCAATCTCGCGGCGCGGGACAACTACATGACGCTGGGCGGCGGCGGCGAAGTGACCGTTCCGCTGCGTCAGGACCTGTCCCTGTTTGTCGGGCTGGACGGCAAAAAACGCGTGAATTTCGTGCAGGACATGTACAACACCGACAGCGTCGATGGCCGCATCGGCCTGAACATCGGCAGCGGCGCAAGCGTTTTCCGCGTCGCCCTGCAGAAAGGCGGCTTTTACCTGGACGACAAATACAACCGCGACACCACCGGCCTGACGGGCGAATGGCGTTACATTCCCGACCCGCGCAACCAGTTCAGCGTGTTTGGGCAATATGCCCGGTTGCGCTATGGTCACGACAAGGCAGACAACGATCTGTCGGCCAACGACGTCGACCAGACCATCGCCGGGGGCGGCTGGCTGCATGCCCTCGACGAAGGCGGAACAATCGTGTTGTTCGGTAGCGCCTATGCCGGCCAGGAAAAAAGTGTCGCGCCGATTCAGCGCATCGATGGCGACCAGAATTTCGCCGGCATCCGCGCCGGGGGACAAACACGGTTGAACGACAGCAGCAGCGTGTTCGCCTCGCTGGGCTACAAATACGGCGACTACAGTCGCCGCAACCTGCTGTTCCTGGATTACCGCCACGACCACCAGTACGACCTGAACGCCGGCGTGAACTGGACGCCTGCCAAGAACTGGACGGTGCGCCCCCAGGTCAGCTACACGCGCAACGACTCGAATATCGCAATGAACGATTATGACCGCCTGGATATTTCAGCTTCCGCGCGGCTCGACTTTTAA
- a CDS encoding PP2C family protein-serine/threonine phosphatase: MKFSIYQSSRQGGRKYNQDRVAYSYSKEALLMVVADGMGGHFHGEIAAQMTVQLVAEMFQKQAHPILRDPLFFLDEAMHAAHEAISEYSAENELLESPRTTCVAAVIQRDMAYWAHVGDSRLYFFRQGRLLARTQDHSRVQQLFDQGRITEAQMTTHPERNKIYNCLGGMMLPEVDLSKRTPIEPGDILMLCSDGLWSTLSANEIGSILGAYPLDQAIPELMDHAELRGGQDGDNLSAIAMTWGSPTRGARGEGGISTEAMPLDSFTTQLDALHAPRPIAGEAPVSDDDIEKAIAEIQLAIKKYSK, encoded by the coding sequence ATGAAATTCTCCATCTATCAGTCGAGCCGTCAGGGCGGACGCAAATACAACCAGGACCGGGTCGCCTATTCCTATAGCAAGGAAGCGCTGCTGATGGTGGTGGCGGACGGCATGGGCGGCCATTTCCATGGCGAAATCGCGGCCCAGATGACGGTGCAGCTGGTGGCGGAAATGTTCCAGAAGCAGGCGCATCCGATTCTGCGCGACCCGCTGTTTTTCCTCGATGAAGCGATGCACGCTGCGCACGAAGCCATCAGCGAGTATTCGGCCGAGAACGAACTGCTGGAGAGCCCCCGCACCACCTGCGTGGCGGCGGTGATCCAGCGCGACATGGCCTACTGGGCGCACGTCGGCGATTCGCGCCTGTATTTTTTCCGCCAGGGCCGCCTCCTGGCGCGCACCCAGGACCATTCCCGGGTGCAGCAGCTGTTCGACCAGGGACGCATCACCGAGGCGCAGATGACGACGCACCCCGAGCGCAACAAGATTTACAACTGCCTGGGCGGCATGATGCTGCCCGAGGTCGATCTCTCCAAGCGCACCCCGATCGAACCCGGCGACATCCTGATGCTGTGCTCGGATGGCTTGTGGAGCACGCTCAGTGCCAACGAAATCGGCTCCATCCTCGGCGCCTATCCTCTCGATCAGGCGATTCCGGAGCTCATGGACCACGCCGAATTGCGCGGCGGGCAGGATGGCGACAATCTTTCCGCCATCGCCATGACCTGGGGCAGTCCAACTCGCGGTGCCAGGGGCGAGGGCGGCATTTCCACCGAGGCCATGCCGCTGGACAGCTTCACCACCCAGCTCGATGCCTTGCATGCACCTCGTCCGATAGCCGGCGAGGCGCCGGTCAGCGACGACGATATCGAAAAGGCGATTGCCGAAATTCAG